The sequence gtgccggaggcaggtgacggacgTTGATATCAAGTTCAGAGATGTTctactatcttttcagttttgtcttGTCGGTTTTTACGTGACTTGTATTTTGttatttatgatatgaatgagacacgtattaccatggaAAAAAAAGATAGGAACGCAGTGCGCATGAGTCGTCGTTGTCTCGTTTCACACCCCAAAAAGGCTTGTGCAGGAAAATCGCAGCAGAACAACAACCAAGACGTAGAACGTGGGCCTGTTCGTGCGAGGGTTTACCCTCGGACGTGTGGGGACACGGGGGGAGAAGTGACCAGGGCAAGGCAGGCAGGCAGTGCAGAGACCACTTGGAGCGAGCCGCGACGCCATGATTGGTCCCCCGGGTGGTCAAGATCTACTCGAGCCAGCCCGTCCGCTGGCCATAGCCTTTGTCCATACACGCGCGCACGGCGCGGCCCGGCGTACCGGTTGATGGATCCGGGCCGTGCCTGCTCCGATGCCCATGGACTAGTCATGCTCACGCTCAGTCGGTCAGTCAGAGAGAGAAGAATGACGCGGCCCTCCCTCCACTGCTCATGGGTCGTGTTGTGGCTGTCAGGCCGAGAGATGGCCACGCAGGGCCTGCGCGTCATCTCATCTCGGGTCCGGCTTTGGTGCTTCCACACTCACATCACACGGGGTGCGGCGCCTCACGGATTTGGTGTGGATGATGATGATACTACTGTGCTGTCCCTGCCTGCCTCTGCGCCGCGCGCGTACGGTACGGCGCGCATTCAGTGCTCACTTCCGTGCGGGCTTCGCCGGAAGGAAAACTTACTGCATATATACACCACTGTCATTAGGAACTGGGAAGAAGAAAATTAACAGGAGATCGATCGAGGCCACGCCATCACACCAATGTGACCGCCATCTTAATGGGGATGGATCCAAGCTGCCATTGAGGCGCTCACGGGCCGCGCCACACTCCAGTCCAGCGGCAGAGCTATGCATATGCATCATGATAAACACTCGTAGATCGCACAAACAGTGGAGCCAGCGTGCGCGCATGCCATTGCCAGCGGCGACGCGCGAACAGAGCTCACGTCGACGATCCGTCAGAGCGCGGGCTCGGCGCCATTTCAGGAAGAAATCATCAACCATGTACACCTCCTCCTGCTACGTCGCCCCCTGCGCTCCTTCAATGGCATGGCCCCCTTCCGACTGACTGCATACGGACATGGCATCCAACAAAAGGAGCTCCGCACTCCACCGTCCGGTCCTTCTCTCCCACACTGAATGAACTGTGGACAATAGACGGCGCAGGCCGGCGTCGACCGGTCTCCGGCGAGAGGGACTTAGGTTCGCACCTGCGCAACATGTCGTTGCGGTGTGGTGCGTGCCCCCGCTCCTGTCGCGCCAGGGAAATGCCATGGATTTCTTGCCCGGTTGGGCTAGGGTCTGACCACCTGCCGCCTTAGAAACTTACTGCTATGCTACTACTACTGACTTACAGTGGCCAAGGCAAAGAAAGTATTCCTGTCACATGTGGCAAAAACCAGCAAGTTTTTTTCAACCAACTACTGCCAGGCAGCCACCAAGACATGTTCATCATGATTAAGAGAAGAGACGGAACGGATCAGTCCAGCAGCCTTCATCAAGTTCAGAGCATAAATTCACTTCATGCGTTTCACGGGTTCGAGATCGGAGTAACATGGCTAGTCTAGAATCTAGCTAGATTCAAGTCTCTACTGAAATATCGAAACTACTACAGGTACAACAAACAGCTGCTACAACAGAGACAAAGAGTGGCAAAAGGAAATCGGCGCGCTAATAATCTCCGGTCCACTCCTTCCAGTCTTTGTCGATGTTCTTCTCAGCCCACGCGATCGCGGCGCGCGCGGCCTGAGGCGCGCCGGGGAGGCCCCTCTCTTTGATCTCGCCCTTCATGTCCAAGAAGGGGTGAACCAGGAGCGTCCCGGGTCCGCAGTACTCATGTTGCAAGAAAGTGCTCAAGACCTGGAAATCAGAATCACGCCTCAGAGATTTCGTCTATCGGACAAGCTGAAAGCCTAGTGCGGTGTGCTATCACATCAAACATTGAACTGTCGCCTTTTCGCGAAGAAAGAAACCATTGAACTGTCGCCAACATAAGCAACTGCATCACTCTTGAAGGTCCTTCTAAGCCTAACATATGCTGAACTGAAGACTGGTAGAAATAATAGCATGTGAACATGCAGTGAGAGAATTCGAATTCGAGCTAAGCTAAGTGTGAGTTGTAGTTAACTGGTGGCAACTGACAAAACTAATGGACGACAGCCGTCCTCATGTTTACTTGCATACATTGCACGGTGTCATGGGCCTGCAGTTTCTACTCCCAACCAATTGTAATCTTACCTGCAGTATCTAGAGAATAAAGATGCTTCGTACCAACACATATGAAGTTTGGCAATTTGAGCTACTTTGCCGGTCTCTAACGAAGAATGCAAGCGTCCATCTGAACCATCATGAAAAGGTTTAGCTTCTTAAGAAAAGAGGCAATGATTTTCTAATGTTCATTCCCAAGCTAATTCATGACACCAGCTTTGCTCATTAATTTCGTTCTTATTATCGGTGTCAATTCTATCTAGTCTACACTTTCTCAACTATCTTAGCAAATAGAACCATTCCTTTAACCATCGTTGACGCAATGCCAAATTCTTAACCTAAATCACAGCTCCGATAAACGCAGGCAGTTGCATCCAAGAATGCCAAAATGCTACTAGTAGAACGAGAGCAAGTTAACCGTGGAAGCTGGGAAACGTGCCTCGGTGCAGACGTCGACGATGTCCTCCACGTGCTCCCCGAAGTACTCCTCCTTCTTCTGCTCCAGCCGCCACGTCATGTGCTCCCTGAACTTGCTCGTCTCCTGGGAGACAACAGAGAAGACACCGGCCACAGGCCGCACGAATCGGTCACACACAACAGAACGAAGCTGAAGCGGGAGCGGGAGCGGCAGCTCCGTCCCGAGCAGAAGATGCAGGGGGGAAGGGAGGCAGGGGGTCGCTGACCTGCTCGGCGAACTCGGGGATGGGGTCCGGGAACTTGTAGTCCTCCAAGGCGGCGTTCTTGGCGCGGCGGCACACGACCCTGGCCGGCCGCGGCGGGCGGCTGCGCAGGCGGAGGTGCCCGCTCGGCCGCGTGGAGGGGGCGGGCCTGCTCG comes from Triticum aestivum cultivar Chinese Spring chromosome 5B, IWGSC CS RefSeq v2.1, whole genome shotgun sequence and encodes:
- the LOC123111865 gene encoding protein PLASTID REDOX INSENSITIVE 2, chloroplastic; this translates as MATRVWAASAAALNPTLLPLSSSPRPSRPAPSTRPSGHLRLRSRPPRPARVVCRRAKNAALEDYKFPDPIPEFAEQETSKFREHMTWRLEQKKEEYFGEHVEDIVDVCTEVLSTFLQHEYCGPGTLLVHPFLDMKGEIKERGLPGAPQAARAAIAWAEKNIDKDWKEWTGDY